The Bradysia coprophila strain Holo2 unplaced genomic scaffold, BU_Bcop_v1 contig_732, whole genome shotgun sequence genome has a window encoding:
- the LOC119084277 gene encoding uncharacterized protein LOC119084277, producing MQEVLNLQHLNLLQPKKKKKQKKIHGLKTGVFSRLRFIKTFEEDLEELTMESSIFELYAPRVLSSCSTPHRMPEEPLNVDPYTRSVKIPGVAPFFTQPTLPQRFPTVTKKKIAIEPIYPSLIPLLMTAKFARIDIRRYDVVCLRNSIRKIAANDEDFVISVVRINSTLFLRRFAKHHVRNKADVGFQFEDMCTSQSHRDFDYHQLIEGQIAENRILMMGEVDAIRRENGESIELKSKKSNVTTQDKVDWWLQSYLTGTKSIIFGRRDRDDDMVLSKTEEFGTESMQVDRNRKMKMFNRLSSALRFLFSNVATGQSYMLRGFRDVLTQQRCMQLFEVIDEADKQKLTFITDELIDRFSV from the exons ATGCAGGAAGTCTTAAACCTTCAGCACCTTAATCTCCTTCAgccgaagaagaagaaaaaacagaaGAAGATTCATGGCCTGAAGACAGGAGTATTCAGCCGCCTTCGATTTATCAAGACATTCGAAGAGGATTTGGAGGAGCTAACAATGGAATCGTCCATTTTCGAATTGTATGCTCCGCGTGTGCTGAGTTCTTGTAGTACACCGCACAGAATGCCCGAAGAACCTCTTAATGTCGATCCATATACTCGATCGGTTAAGATACCTGGCGTGGCTCCATTCTTCACTCAACCCACGCTTCCACAACGTTTTCCAACTGTAACCAAGAAGAAAATAGCTATCGAACCAATTTATCCATCACTGATACCGTTGCTTATGACAGCCAAATTCGCTCGCATCGACATAAGACGCTACGACGTCGTATGtttaagaaattcgataaGAAAAATTGCTGCCAACGACGAGGATTTCGTTATAAGTGTCGTCCGAATCAATTCAACATTATTTCTCAGACGCTTCGCGAAACATCATGTAAGGAACAAAGCTGATGTTGGATTTCAGTTCGAAGATATGTGCACTAGTCAGAGCCACAGAGATTTTGATTACCACCAGTTGATCGAGGGGCAAATTGCcgaaaatcgaattttgatGATGGGTGAAGTTGACGCCATTAGGAGAGAGAATGGGGAATCCATTGAGCTGAAGAGTAAGAAATCTAATGTAACGACACAGGACAAAGTTGATTGGTGGCTTCAATCATATCTGA CTGGAACAAAGTCAATTATTTTTGGACGTCGTGACAGAGACGATGACATGGTACTATCAAAAACTGAAGAATTCGGCACAGAATCAATGCAGGTGGACCGAAacaggaaaatgaaaatgttcaatcGCTTGAGTTCCGCTCTGAGATTCCTATTTTCGAACGTGGCCACCGGACAAAGTTATATGTTGCGCGGATTTAGAGACGTTCTGACACAACAGCGATGCATGCAATTGTTTGAAGTTATTGACGAAGCCGACAAGCAAAAATTGACCTTCATAACGGACGAGTTGATCGACAGGTTCTCTGTGTAG
- the LOC119084291 gene encoding gamma-glutamylcyclotransferase-like — MTFLRWLILLVSGLVAISTIADSAVITLDNSIPSLNGTFMYFAYGSNLLSNRIHYQNPTAERRTTGRLENYRLDFNVQSRNWNGAGATIVEDDDYHVYGAIWEIDISNLDELDRQEGVDQNLYRPLTKSIITPTGGQIDCRVYQQIKYPDVFYELEDLPVDRQPSRSYLNCILKGAYESQLPIEYIYDLWKIPHNNQDANNLSFRQLCD; from the exons ATGACTTTCCTGAGATGGTTGATATTACTTGTGAG TGGCCTAGTTGCCATCTCAACTATTGCTGATTCGGCTGTAATTACATTGGATAACTCAATTCCATCTTTAAATGGCACGTTCATGTATTTTGCTTACGGAAGCAACCTGCTCTCGAATCGAATTCATTATCAGAATCCTACGGCTGAGCGCAGAACTACCGGAAGATTGGAG AACTACAGATTGGACTTTAACGTACAGTCGCGAAATTGGAATGGAGCTGGGGCAACAATAGTTGAAGATGATGATTACCATGTCTATGGCGCGATCTGGGAAATTGACATATCTAATCTGGATGAATTGGATCG ACAAGAAGGTGTCGATCAGAATTTGTACAGACCTTTAACGAAGAGCATTATAACGCCCACCGGTGGGCAGATTGATTGTCGCGTATATCAGCAAATCAAGTACCCCGACGTATTTTACGAATTGGAAGACCTACCAGTTGATCGGCAACCGAGTCGAAGCTATTTGAATTGCATTTTGAAGGGGGCATACGAAAGTCAGCTGCCAATTGAATACATCTACGATTTATGGAAAATACCACACAACAATCAGGACGCAAACAATTTAAGCTTTAGACAGTTGTGTGATTGA